TTCTGCTCCAACAGGATCAAGGCTGATGCGCACTTCCACCACCCGGGCATCGGCATCACCGGTGGGGTCCGTGGAGAGCATCTTTCGCTGGCGAACCTGGGGGGCAATGCGAACCACCCGCCCCCTAATGGTTCCTTCAAAGCCGCCGTTTTCACTGATCAATTTCACGGGTTGCCCCAATCGCACCCGGCTGATGTCGCTTTCGTAAACCTCAGCCACCGCTTGCATCTGGTCGGTGGCACCCAGTTCCAAAATGCCCTCACTGCCGGGTCGCTCCCCGGGCCTGGCCAGGATTCGCAGCACCCGGCCGTCAATGGGCGATAGCAACTCGCTCTGCACAAGTTCAGTCTGGGTCTTACGCAATTGATCCCGGGCCTGGGCCAGCTGGCCCCGCAGCTCGAGCAGCTTCACCTCCCGGTTATCCAGGTCGCCGGAGGGTGTGGCGCCGCTCTGGGCCAGGCGGCGATAGCGGTTGGTATCCCGCTCCAGTAATCGGAGTTGCTGGGTGGTATTGAGGATTCGGGTTTGCAGCAACGACTGATCTGCAAGTAGGCCGGGCCGGCTGTCGAAGCTGGCCAGGAGCTGGCCCCTAACCACTGGGTCCCCTTCCTGGACAAGCAATCTGGCAATCCTGGGGCTACCCCCCATGGCGCCAAGGGGGGCAGCCAATTTGTGAATATCGCCATCAGGCTCCAACCGACCTAGTGCGGATACGGACTCAGGCAGGGCGGCCGCCTTCGGGGAAGGTGCTGAGGCCTGGGGCTTGGGAGCTAGTTGGGCCCTCAAACCAGCAAGCAGCAGGCCAAGCAAAACCAACGAGCCAGTGGCAAGGGCAACTTTCTTGGGGCTTTGGCGCAATTGATCGAACATCAAACCGGGGGGAGGGGATCGTCGAAAAGCAGTTCCTCGATATAGCGATCAGCCCAAGCGGGATTGAAGGCCTTCTCTAAAACCCTGCGGGTCTTGTCGTTTTGCTTTTGCTGCTGGCAGTAGCGCAGTTGGCCCCGCCAACGCTCAATGCTGGCGGGTGCATCGGGGGCATCGGGGCTGGTGCCGTCAATGGCCGAGGCCAGGGCGTCGATGAAATCGCCCACCTCATCGATGAACCAACCCTCCTCCTCGACGGTGGAGGGCCTTACAAAGCAGACGTGGGGAGAAAAAATTGAACCCCAGGGCGGCAACTCCCGGCGCTGGGAATAGCTGCGAGCAGGCCTCCTGGCTAGGGCCTCGTCGACTAAAGGGGGCAATTTCCCGCAAACAGGAGAAAGGTCCACAATCGCCGCGGAAATGCCCGCGGGACCGGCGACGATGTCTGCCCCGAACACGGGCAGATCAAAGCAGGGGTCAGGGAAAAGCACGCAATGGAGAATCTGGAGGCCTACTCCGAGCCTGGCCGTTTCTAGATGCAATTTGCGCAGGCCATGGCACCGGCGCAGCTCATTGCTGATGAAGAGGGCATTGCCGTCGAGTTGGCCGGTGATCTCCTCCAGCTCAGGATCAATGCTGAGCTCCTCAAGGCCAGGCAAGCTTTGCCAGCGATGGCGAATCTGGCCTGCCAGGGCATCCACCAAGGGATGGACGCTGCCTTTGCCGGATAGGGGCCTGGGGGAGGGGGCAGCGCTCACGAACGGCTTGCAGCCAGCAGAATGCAGATCTTGCCACGGTTGCTGTCTTGTCCACGGCTGAAGCGATCACCCTCCTGCCTGGCCTGAACCAGCCCCACGAGTGGGTGCTTGGCAATGGGGCCCGGGTAGTAAGTCTGTCGATGGAAAGCGCACCCCTTGTCTGCATTGATTTTTGGTGCCGGG
This genomic interval from Cyanobium sp. WAJ14-Wanaka contains the following:
- a CDS encoding efflux RND transporter periplasmic adaptor subunit; amino-acid sequence: MFDQLRQSPKKVALATGSLVLLGLLLAGLRAQLAPKPQASAPSPKAAALPESVSALGRLEPDGDIHKLAAPLGAMGGSPRIARLLVQEGDPVVRGQLLASFDSRPGLLADQSLLQTRILNTTQQLRLLERDTNRYRRLAQSGATPSGDLDNREVKLLELRGQLAQARDQLRKTQTELVQSELLSPIDGRVLRILARPGERPGSEGILELGATDQMQAVAEVYESDISRVRLGQPVKLISENGGFEGTIRGRVVRIAPQVRQRKMLSTDPTGDADARVVEVRISLDPVGAERVQRLTGLKVIVRFQP
- a CDS encoding phycocyanobilin:ferredoxin oxidoreductase, with product MSAAPSPRPLSGKGSVHPLVDALAGQIRHRWQSLPGLEELSIDPELEEITGQLDGNALFISNELRRCHGLRKLHLETARLGVGLQILHCVLFPDPCFDLPVFGADIVAGPAGISAAIVDLSPVCGKLPPLVDEALARRPARSYSQRRELPPWGSIFSPHVCFVRPSTVEEEGWFIDEVGDFIDALASAIDGTSPDAPDAPASIERWRGQLRYCQQQKQNDKTRRVLEKAFNPAWADRYIEELLFDDPLPPV